The following are encoded in a window of Actinomycetes bacterium genomic DNA:
- a CDS encoding DUF948 domain-containing protein, protein MSMLDYAWFAVAVLVGVAVIFLCAVLWNVFRVIDSTKDLIDGVTRQTVPLLGEVNTTVGLVNQELARVDGILSTAETVAASVGGMVNVVSSTISSPLVKLSAFAYGLRKAVGKATEEGQPTKRRRRRFRR, encoded by the coding sequence GTGAGCATGCTCGACTACGCCTGGTTCGCCGTTGCCGTGCTGGTCGGCGTGGCCGTGATCTTCCTGTGCGCGGTGCTCTGGAACGTGTTCCGGGTCATCGACTCCACCAAGGACCTGATCGACGGGGTGACCAGGCAGACCGTGCCGCTGCTCGGCGAGGTCAACACCACCGTCGGCCTGGTCAACCAGGAGCTCGCCCGGGTCGACGGCATCCTGTCCACCGCCGAGACGGTGGCGGCGTCGGTCGGCGGCATGGTCAACGTCGTCTCCTCCACGATCTCCAGCCCCCTGGTCAAGCTGAGCGCGTTCGCCTACGGGCTGCGCAAGGCGGTGGGCAAGGCGACCGAGGAGGGGCAGCCCACCAAGCGGCGGCGCAGGCGGTTCCGGCGATGA